One region of Mycolicibacterium lutetiense genomic DNA includes:
- a CDS encoding heavy metal translocating P-type ATPase, with protein sequence MAESTVVLHVGGLHWATSGGIVESALRRRPGVVSVAANAANQTATVTYDPVHTSVEALSGWVRECEMHCAGQSVPNHMCDPMAEPGQHAAHGAVSPQEMMGHGGHVGMSMDHMVRDMRNRFIVALVLSIPIMLWSPMGRNMFGFTLPAPFGMRDDVFTLLLSLPVVFYSAWIFFDGAWRALRARTLDMMVLVAVAVGAGWLYSFGVTLTGGGEVFYEAASVLTTFVLLGHWFEMRARGGANDAIRTLLELAPPTAVIVRDGTPVEVPTADLVVGDLLLIRPGAKIPVDGEVADGHSEVDESMVTGESLPVTKDPGSAVIGASINTTGTLHVRATKVGSDTVLAQIVQMVQEAQNSKAPGQRLADRAAFWLVLVALIGGAATFLVWWLVGAGVQTALLFAITVVVITCPDALGLATPTAIMVGTGLGAKRGVLFKNATALETSARIQTVVMDKTGTLTKGQPAVTDVVVDGITEAELLTLVTAVESASEHPLAAAIVRYAASHEIRPTPVDDFRSVPGHGATAVVEGRSVAVGNRKLMVEEKIDFGALMAKRDELAAAGRTAVLVAVDGRGVGVIALADAARETSAAAVSALHELGVDVVMLSGDNEATAKRIATQLAIDSVIADVLPRDKASEIAALQRSNTKVAMVGDGVNDAPALAQADLGIAIGAGTDVAIETADVVLMRSDPLDVPIALRIGRATLRKMRQNLGWAVGYNVIALPIAAGVFEPLFGLVLRPEIAALSMSGSSLIVAVNALMLKRLKLPTDQPA encoded by the coding sequence ATGGCTGAGAGCACTGTGGTGCTTCATGTGGGTGGGTTGCACTGGGCTACCTCTGGTGGGATTGTCGAGTCGGCATTGCGGCGACGCCCCGGTGTGGTGTCGGTCGCGGCGAACGCGGCGAACCAAACCGCAACGGTGACCTATGACCCTGTACATACTTCGGTAGAAGCACTGTCGGGGTGGGTTCGCGAATGCGAAATGCACTGTGCGGGCCAATCGGTACCGAACCATATGTGTGATCCGATGGCTGAGCCCGGACAGCATGCTGCCCATGGCGCGGTGTCGCCACAAGAAATGATGGGCCACGGCGGCCACGTCGGCATGTCGATGGACCACATGGTCCGCGATATGCGGAACCGATTCATCGTCGCGTTGGTCCTGTCGATCCCGATCATGTTGTGGTCACCGATGGGGCGCAACATGTTTGGGTTCACGCTGCCGGCGCCGTTCGGGATGCGCGATGACGTCTTCACGCTGCTGCTGAGTCTTCCAGTCGTCTTCTACAGCGCATGGATCTTTTTCGATGGGGCCTGGCGTGCGCTGCGGGCTCGCACACTCGACATGATGGTGCTGGTCGCCGTCGCCGTCGGCGCCGGCTGGCTCTACAGCTTCGGTGTGACTCTGACCGGTGGTGGCGAGGTCTTCTACGAGGCGGCTTCGGTACTCACGACGTTCGTGCTGCTGGGGCATTGGTTTGAGATGCGTGCGCGCGGCGGCGCCAACGATGCCATCCGCACGCTGCTCGAGCTCGCACCGCCGACGGCGGTAATCGTGCGCGACGGCACGCCGGTAGAAGTGCCGACTGCTGATCTGGTAGTCGGAGACCTGTTGTTGATCCGCCCCGGCGCAAAGATTCCGGTCGACGGCGAGGTGGCCGACGGGCATTCCGAGGTGGATGAATCCATGGTGACCGGCGAGAGCCTGCCGGTCACCAAAGACCCGGGATCGGCGGTGATCGGCGCCTCGATCAACACCACTGGCACGTTGCATGTGCGTGCCACCAAGGTGGGTTCTGACACTGTGCTCGCCCAGATCGTGCAGATGGTCCAGGAGGCACAGAATTCCAAGGCTCCTGGTCAGCGACTGGCCGACCGTGCGGCCTTCTGGCTGGTCCTGGTCGCTCTCATCGGCGGCGCGGCGACTTTCCTCGTTTGGTGGCTGGTGGGCGCAGGTGTCCAGACCGCATTGTTGTTTGCGATCACCGTTGTCGTGATCACCTGCCCAGACGCGCTCGGGTTGGCGACACCAACGGCCATCATGGTGGGGACCGGCTTGGGCGCCAAACGTGGTGTGCTGTTCAAAAACGCTACGGCGCTGGAGACCTCGGCCCGCATCCAGACGGTGGTGATGGACAAAACCGGCACTTTGACCAAGGGTCAGCCGGCAGTGACCGATGTTGTCGTCGACGGGATCACCGAAGCTGAACTGCTAACTCTGGTGACCGCCGTCGAGTCGGCATCGGAACATCCGCTGGCCGCTGCGATCGTGCGTTACGCGGCGAGCCACGAAATAAGACCGACGCCGGTGGATGATTTCCGCAGCGTGCCCGGGCACGGCGCCACCGCCGTCGTGGAGGGTCGCAGCGTGGCCGTGGGAAACCGAAAATTGATGGTTGAGGAGAAGATTGATTTCGGGGCCCTCATGGCCAAGCGCGATGAGCTTGCTGCAGCCGGCCGTACCGCCGTGCTGGTCGCGGTGGACGGCCGGGGGGTGGGTGTGATCGCACTGGCCGACGCCGCCCGGGAAACGTCAGCGGCAGCGGTGTCAGCTTTGCATGAGCTTGGCGTGGACGTGGTGATGTTGAGCGGGGACAACGAAGCCACCGCGAAACGCATCGCCACCCAGTTGGCGATCGACAGCGTCATCGCCGACGTGTTGCCACGTGACAAGGCCTCAGAGATTGCCGCACTGCAGCGGTCAAACACCAAGGTCGCGATGGTTGGCGACGGCGTCAACGATGCGCCGGCCCTGGCACAGGCCGACTTGGGAATCGCAATCGGCGCAGGCACTGACGTGGCCATCGAAACCGCTGACGTGGTGTTGATGCGGTCAGATCCGCTCGACGTGCCCATCGCATTGCGCATCGGGCGAGCCACCCTACGGAAGATGCGTCAGAACCTCGGATGGGCAGTGGGTTACAACGTGATCGCGTTGCCGATCGCCGCAGGCGTTTTTGAACCGCTGTTCGGGTTGGTACTGCGTCCCGAGATCGCCGCGTTATCGATGTCAGGTTCGAGCCTGATCGTGGCGGTGAACGCACTGATGCTCAAACGCCTGAAATTGCCGACAGACCAACCGGCCTAA
- a CDS encoding BlaI/MecI/CopY family transcriptional regulator, whose translation MRIRGFGELEAVIMDRVWSRRSETPVTVRDICDELCAERQIAYTTVMSTMDNLHTKGWLERIRDGKAYRYWPTLTREQHSARLMCEALDGGGQAEVVLGYFLEQIGPDRSARLRTVLGRRGRSKPAKSQ comes from the coding sequence GTGAGAATACGCGGATTTGGAGAACTTGAAGCGGTGATCATGGACCGCGTCTGGTCCCGTCGATCTGAGACGCCGGTGACGGTCCGCGACATCTGCGATGAACTGTGCGCCGAGCGTCAGATCGCCTACACCACCGTGATGTCGACGATGGACAATCTGCACACCAAGGGGTGGTTGGAGCGGATCCGAGACGGCAAAGCCTACCGGTACTGGCCGACTCTTACCCGTGAGCAGCACAGTGCCCGGCTCATGTGTGAGGCGCTCGACGGCGGGGGACAGGCTGAAGTTGTGCTCGGCTACTTCCTCGAACAGATCGGTCCGGACAGATCGGCACGGCTTCGCACGGTACTGGGCCGACGGGGACGGTCGAAGCCGGCAAAGAGCCAATAG
- a CDS encoding sulfite exporter TauE/SafE family protein, which translates to MSFVAGLGVAVLTAPVGVSGAVFLLPVQLSVLQVPSPAVTPTNLLFNIVAIPGALLRLRTQAPLRNALTTVLLIGTVPGVVLGAVIRVFLIPGPQVFRLSVAGFLLPLGIWLLVQRNPNAPTPSHRLPLSHTATTAVALAVGVIGGIYGIGGGSLLSPILVGRGLPVATVAPATLICTFITSAAGAFTYLILAITTAAGHHIVPNWTIGLIAGAGGLVGGYLGARAQPHLPERALRTGLGVTAIATAALYVIEALQ; encoded by the coding sequence TTGAGCTTCGTTGCAGGTTTGGGGGTTGCGGTCCTGACGGCTCCTGTGGGCGTGTCCGGAGCTGTGTTCCTGCTGCCGGTCCAACTCAGCGTCCTGCAGGTACCCAGTCCGGCAGTCACGCCGACCAACCTGCTGTTCAACATCGTGGCGATTCCTGGGGCACTGCTTCGTCTCCGCACCCAGGCACCCTTGCGCAACGCGTTGACCACGGTCCTGCTGATCGGCACCGTTCCTGGCGTCGTCCTCGGTGCTGTGATCCGGGTGTTCCTGATTCCCGGTCCCCAAGTGTTTCGACTGTCGGTGGCCGGATTCCTCCTGCCCCTTGGCATCTGGCTTCTTGTTCAACGAAACCCCAACGCACCGACACCGTCGCATCGGCTGCCGTTGTCCCACACCGCTACCACGGCGGTAGCGCTCGCAGTGGGCGTCATCGGCGGAATCTACGGTATTGGCGGCGGATCCCTGCTCAGCCCGATTCTGGTGGGCCGCGGGCTGCCGGTCGCCACCGTGGCACCCGCCACGCTCATCTGCACGTTCATCACCTCGGCCGCCGGTGCGTTCACTTACCTCATCCTGGCAATCACCACCGCCGCAGGTCACCACATTGTGCCGAACTGGACGATCGGCCTTATCGCCGGCGCCGGCGGCCTCGTTGGCGGCTACCTCGGGGCACGAGCCCAACCACACCTGCCCGAACGGGCACTCCGAACGGGCCTGGGGGTAACGGCCATCGCCACCGCCGCTCTCTACGTCATTGAGGCCCTGCAATAG
- a CDS encoding DUF1942 domain-containing protein, translated as MLMLVVLGAVGAPSAAAASDPCPHRFGAVQRLTDANGAVVTGWSVSGLRASAVQPGGYGSAGRLWEADATVEAVTGTVTPIIPNLYAVSSTGERYQVLWQVASPNGLAPSTLEQGQRSAGKLYFDVTGADPMAVIYATSGAAPALMWCCNGDMKMSMPMSRPISMPMAGGSCCDGLQPCPCCAGMCP; from the coding sequence ATGCTCATGCTCGTCGTCCTCGGGGCTGTGGGTGCGCCCAGCGCAGCGGCGGCGTCCGATCCCTGCCCGCACCGGTTCGGTGCCGTGCAACGGCTGACTGACGCCAATGGTGCGGTCGTCACTGGGTGGTCGGTGTCGGGGCTGCGCGCCAGCGCTGTCCAGCCAGGCGGCTACGGGTCGGCTGGGCGGTTGTGGGAGGCTGACGCCACCGTTGAGGCGGTAACCGGCACCGTGACGCCGATCATCCCCAATCTGTACGCGGTGTCATCCACCGGTGAGCGCTATCAGGTTCTCTGGCAGGTTGCCAGCCCAAACGGCTTGGCGCCCAGCACCCTTGAGCAGGGTCAACGGTCGGCAGGCAAGCTGTACTTCGATGTCACCGGTGCCGATCCCATGGCCGTCATCTATGCCACCAGCGGTGCCGCGCCGGCGCTAATGTGGTGCTGTAACGGCGACATGAAAATGTCCATGCCGATGTCGCGCCCGATATCCATGCCGATGGCTGGTGGATCCTGTTGCGACGGACTGCAGCCGTGCCCATGTTGTGCAGGAATGTGTCCCTGA
- a CDS encoding DsbA family protein — translation MARTSRMLLTAFVITAMAVGALVYLSVRDRASTSPARPDSPVVGQVVRENSHRLNAVPDSRVTFVEFLDFECEGCRAVYPEIEKARAEYGDRVNFVIRYFPMQAHVNAERAARTVEAAAQQGQLEAMYRTMYDTQAQWGEKQTPADDVFRVFAAQLGLDMAAFDAAYADPATLERIRLDVADGRALGVQGTPTFFLNGTRIQPHSYEDLATAFDEALAAD, via the coding sequence ATGGCGCGCACCAGCCGCATGTTGCTCACCGCGTTCGTCATCACCGCGATGGCGGTCGGTGCGCTGGTCTATCTGTCGGTGCGCGACCGCGCCTCGACCAGCCCGGCACGACCCGACAGCCCGGTGGTGGGGCAGGTGGTGCGCGAGAACAGTCACCGCCTCAACGCGGTGCCCGACAGCCGCGTGACATTTGTGGAGTTTCTGGACTTCGAATGTGAGGGATGCCGCGCGGTCTACCCGGAGATCGAAAAGGCGCGAGCCGAATACGGGGACCGGGTGAACTTCGTGATCCGCTACTTCCCGATGCAAGCCCACGTCAATGCCGAGCGGGCCGCCCGGACGGTGGAAGCCGCCGCCCAACAGGGACAGCTGGAGGCGATGTACCGCACGATGTATGACACCCAAGCCCAGTGGGGTGAGAAGCAAACCCCGGCTGATGACGTATTCCGCGTATTCGCAGCACAACTCGGTCTGGACATGGCCGCCTTCGACGCCGCCTACGCCGATCCCGCGACGCTGGAACGCATCCGCCTCGACGTCGCCGACGGCCGGGCCTTGGGGGTGCAGGGCACGCCGACGTTTTTCCTCAACGGCACCCGCATCCAGCCACACAGCTATGAAGACCTGGCCACAGCGTTCGACGAAGCGCTCGCCGCCGACTAA
- a CDS encoding heavy metal translocating P-type ATPase produces the protein MSEACGCGNDERDDEHEPERLWEITELRAAAVAGVVLLTGYVVGWTGGPRPVEIGLYGLALAIGAWTFVPSTLRRLAKGQIGVGTLMTIAAVGAVILGEVGEAAMLAFLFSISEGLEEYSLARTRRGLRALLSLVPDEATVLRDGAETTIPASELRVGDRMLVRPGERVATDGTITSGRTALDVSAITGESVPVEAGPGSEVFAGSINGTGALEVEVTSSAADNSLARIVAIVEAEQSRKGEAQRLADRIAKPLVPAIMIAAALIAAIGSVLGDPLVWIERALVVLVAASPCALAISVPVTVVAAIGAASKLGVLVKGGAALEALGAVRTIALDKTGTLTANRPTVIDVATTGGATREQVLDVAAALEARSEHPLAAAILAATDGPVQPAEEVDAVTGAGLAGYRQGRRLRLGRPGWLDPGPLAQQVAAMQAAGATAVLVEDNDQLIGAVAVRDELRPEAAQVVEALRRGGYQVAMLTGDNQATAHALARQVGIDTVHADLRPEDKAALIAQLRQHSSTAMVGDGLNDAPALATADLGIAMGAMGTDVAIETADVALMGEDLRHLTQALAHARRARTIMLQNVGLSLGLITVLIPLALTGILGLAAVVAVHELAEIIVIANGVRAGRTTALAAGAATSSPTALATHA, from the coding sequence ATGAGTGAGGCGTGCGGCTGCGGCAACGACGAACGCGACGACGAGCACGAACCCGAACGACTCTGGGAGATCACCGAACTGCGCGCGGCCGCGGTGGCCGGAGTGGTGCTGCTGACCGGGTATGTGGTCGGCTGGACCGGCGGTCCGCGCCCGGTCGAGATCGGCCTGTATGGGCTCGCCCTGGCGATCGGGGCGTGGACCTTCGTGCCCTCGACCCTGCGCCGACTGGCGAAAGGCCAGATCGGGGTCGGGACGCTGATGACGATCGCCGCGGTCGGCGCGGTGATCCTCGGCGAGGTCGGCGAAGCCGCCATGCTGGCCTTCCTGTTCTCCATCAGCGAGGGCCTCGAAGAATACTCACTGGCCCGCACCCGCCGCGGCCTGCGCGCCCTGTTGTCGCTGGTGCCCGATGAGGCCACCGTCCTCCGCGACGGCGCCGAAACCACCATCCCGGCAAGCGAATTGCGGGTCGGTGACCGGATGCTCGTCCGTCCCGGGGAACGGGTCGCCACCGACGGCACCATCACCTCGGGCCGCACTGCCTTGGATGTTTCGGCGATCACCGGCGAATCGGTGCCGGTCGAGGCCGGGCCCGGTAGTGAGGTGTTCGCCGGGTCGATCAACGGCACCGGCGCCCTGGAGGTCGAGGTCACCAGCAGCGCCGCGGATAACTCGCTGGCCCGCATTGTGGCCATCGTGGAGGCCGAGCAGTCCCGAAAAGGTGAAGCCCAGCGCCTGGCTGACCGCATCGCCAAACCCCTGGTCCCGGCGATCATGATCGCCGCGGCACTCATCGCCGCGATCGGCTCGGTCCTCGGGGATCCGTTGGTGTGGATCGAACGGGCCCTGGTGGTGCTGGTAGCGGCCTCGCCGTGCGCGCTGGCGATTTCGGTGCCGGTCACCGTGGTCGCCGCGATCGGCGCGGCCAGCAAGCTCGGCGTCCTGGTCAAGGGCGGCGCCGCACTCGAAGCCCTGGGCGCGGTACGCACCATCGCGCTGGACAAAACCGGCACCCTGACCGCCAACCGGCCCACCGTCATCGACGTCGCCACCACCGGCGGCGCCACCCGCGAGCAGGTCTTGGATGTGGCGGCGGCGTTGGAGGCGCGCAGCGAACACCCCCTGGCCGCAGCGATTCTCGCTGCCACCGATGGTCCGGTCCAGCCCGCCGAGGAGGTGGACGCAGTCACCGGTGCCGGCCTGGCTGGGTATCGCCAGGGCCGGCGGCTGCGGCTGGGCCGGCCCGGCTGGCTCGATCCCGGCCCGCTGGCCCAACAGGTCGCCGCGATGCAGGCCGCCGGCGCGACCGCGGTGCTGGTCGAAGACAACGATCAGCTGATCGGCGCGGTTGCGGTGCGCGACGAACTGCGCCCCGAAGCCGCCCAGGTCGTGGAGGCGCTGCGCCGCGGCGGCTATCAGGTGGCGATGCTGACCGGTGACAACCAAGCCACCGCGCACGCCCTGGCCCGCCAGGTGGGCATCGACACGGTGCATGCCGATCTGCGGCCCGAAGACAAAGCCGCGCTGATCGCGCAACTGCGCCAACACTCTTCGACAGCCATGGTCGGTGACGGGCTCAACGACGCCCCCGCCCTGGCCACCGCCGACCTGGGCATCGCGATGGGGGCGATGGGCACCGACGTGGCCATCGAAACCGCCGACGTCGCCCTGATGGGCGAAGACCTGCGCCACCTCACCCAAGCGCTGGCCCACGCGCGGCGCGCCCGGACCATCATGCTGCAAAACGTCGGCCTCTCATTGGGTTTGATCACCGTGCTCATCCCGCTCGCCCTCACCGGGATATTGGGGTTGGCCGCGGTCGTCGCCGTGCACGAACTCGCCGAAATCATCGTCATCGCCAACGGTGTGCGCGCCGGGCGCACCACAGCACTGGCGGCGGGTGCAGCGACCTCATCGCCGACAGCGCTCGCCACGCACGCATAA
- a CDS encoding cytochrome c biogenesis CcdA family protein, with translation MTTHPEGIGNAFADAAATGPLILGFGASALAGFVSFASPCCVPLIPGYLSYLAGTVGVPGRGQHQAWSRDAWRVTGAAVLFVAGFTVVFVAATTSVFGVIGTLALNRELLERVGGVVTIVMGLAFIGLIPSLQRDVRFHPQRVSGMGGAPLLGATFALGWTPCLGPTLAGILSVSAGTQGVTAARGVLMIVAYCLGLGAPFVGIALGVGSVNRWLGWTRRHSRSIQIAGGVALMAVGVALVTGQWAEFVGWLRDQFVSTTVMPI, from the coding sequence GTGACCACCCACCCTGAGGGTATCGGCAATGCCTTCGCCGATGCGGCGGCGACCGGGCCACTGATTCTGGGCTTCGGCGCATCGGCCCTCGCCGGTTTCGTGTCCTTCGCCTCGCCATGCTGTGTGCCGCTGATCCCTGGATACCTGTCCTACCTCGCGGGCACGGTAGGCGTACCCGGCCGTGGCCAACACCAGGCTTGGTCCCGAGACGCCTGGCGGGTGACCGGCGCCGCGGTGCTGTTTGTCGCCGGCTTCACCGTGGTGTTCGTCGCCGCCACCACATCGGTATTTGGCGTGATCGGCACGCTGGCCCTCAATCGCGAACTGTTGGAGCGGGTCGGCGGTGTGGTGACCATCGTGATGGGACTGGCCTTCATCGGATTGATCCCGTCGTTGCAACGTGATGTGCGATTTCATCCACAGCGGGTCAGCGGCATGGGCGGCGCTCCCCTGCTGGGCGCGACGTTCGCGCTGGGGTGGACACCCTGCCTGGGGCCCACCCTGGCGGGAATACTCTCTGTGTCCGCCGGCACACAAGGCGTCACGGCAGCCCGTGGCGTCCTGATGATTGTGGCCTACTGCTTGGGCCTGGGTGCGCCGTTCGTGGGAATTGCGCTCGGCGTGGGGTCGGTCAACCGCTGGCTGGGATGGACACGGCGCCATTCACGGTCCATTCAAATCGCTGGCGGTGTCGCACTCATGGCGGTGGGCGTCGCGCTGGTGACCGGACAGTGGGCCGAGTTTGTCGGTTGGCTGCGTGATCAGTTCGTCTCGACGACGGTCATGCCGATCTAA
- a CDS encoding methyltransferase family protein, producing MAVTALGLYLIFAVLGFGWRSWTQYRHTGSTGFRGIHGRPGSLQWLAGVGFIAAILAGAAAPLLQLLDILAPISVLDATWIHTTGTMAAVAGIAATVYAQRDMGQSWRIGVDPSETTTLVRHGAFALVRNPIFTAMLIFAAGITLMTPNPLALAAFLVLLVTIELQVRVVEEPYLNAVHGRAYRDYCGAVGRFVPHIGRSLTV from the coding sequence ATGGCCGTCACCGCGCTGGGTCTGTATCTGATTTTCGCTGTGTTGGGGTTCGGCTGGCGCAGCTGGACCCAATACCGCCACACCGGCTCCACCGGATTCCGCGGCATTCACGGCCGGCCCGGGTCGCTGCAATGGTTGGCCGGGGTCGGATTCATCGCTGCCATCCTCGCTGGGGCGGCCGCGCCGCTGCTGCAACTACTCGACATCCTCGCCCCGATTTCCGTGCTGGATGCGACGTGGATCCACACCACCGGCACCATGGCGGCTGTTGCCGGGATCGCCGCCACCGTCTACGCCCAACGCGACATGGGCCAATCGTGGCGCATCGGGGTGGACCCCAGCGAGACAACCACACTGGTACGCCACGGCGCGTTCGCGCTGGTGCGCAACCCCATCTTCACCGCCATGCTGATCTTCGCGGCCGGCATCACCCTGATGACCCCCAACCCGCTCGCGCTGGCCGCGTTCCTTGTGCTGCTGGTCACGATCGAACTGCAGGTCCGGGTGGTCGAAGAGCCCTACCTCAATGCCGTTCACGGCCGGGCCTACCGGGACTACTGTGGGGCTGTCGGCCGGTTTGTTCCCCACATCGGACGCAGCCTGACCGTCTGA
- a CDS encoding ArsR/SmtB family transcription factor, producing MKSDSVDPAVCGNLDAATALFHSLSDGTRLAILRRLAGGEARVVDLTGELGLAQSTVSAHLACLRDCGLVDFRPQGRASIYRLARPELLDMLRAAEAVLEATGNAVALCPNYGHPTQRKVAR from the coding sequence ATGAAAAGTGATTCGGTCGATCCCGCGGTGTGCGGCAATCTGGATGCGGCGACGGCGTTGTTTCACAGCCTCTCCGATGGCACCCGGCTGGCGATCCTGCGCCGCCTGGCTGGTGGTGAGGCCCGCGTGGTGGATCTGACCGGCGAACTGGGGTTGGCCCAGTCGACGGTGTCGGCGCATCTGGCCTGCCTGCGGGACTGCGGACTGGTGGATTTCCGGCCGCAGGGCCGCGCCTCGATCTACCGGCTGGCCCGCCCGGAGCTGCTGGACATGTTGCGGGCCGCCGAAGCGGTGCTGGAGGCCACAGGCAACGCGGTGGCGTTGTGCCCCAACTACGGCCACCCGACCCAGCGGAAGGTTGCGCGATGA
- a CDS encoding TlpA family protein disulfide reductase — MPYTCAARVFGIALIGALATAGCSTGRDAVAQGGSFEFVSPGGKTDLFYDPAHIWGSWCGPCRTETPQLEKVFDETESLGVAFLGIDVRDSRSAATDFVTDRNVRYPSIFDPPMRSLMALGKGYPSSVVPTTLILDRRHRVAAIFLRALLAEDLRPVVLRVARES; from the coding sequence ATGCCATACACCTGCGCGGCACGCGTGTTCGGTATCGCACTGATCGGTGCGCTGGCCACGGCGGGCTGCAGCACAGGCCGTGATGCCGTAGCTCAAGGCGGCAGTTTCGAATTCGTGTCACCCGGAGGCAAAACCGACCTGTTCTACGACCCTGCTCATATCTGGGGCTCATGGTGCGGCCCCTGCCGAACCGAAACGCCGCAGCTGGAGAAAGTCTTCGATGAGACCGAATCCCTGGGGGTGGCGTTCCTCGGTATCGACGTGCGCGACAGCCGCAGTGCTGCGACCGATTTCGTCACCGACCGCAATGTCCGGTACCCCTCGATCTTCGACCCCCCGATGCGTAGCCTCATGGCGCTGGGCAAGGGATATCCGAGCAGCGTCGTCCCGACGACCCTGATACTCGACCGCCGCCACCGTGTCGCGGCAATCTTTCTGCGCGCGCTGTTGGCTGAGGACCTACGTCCGGTCGTGCTGCGAGTGGCACGCGAATCGTGA
- the ripB gene encoding NlpC/P60 family peptidoglycan endopeptidase RipB, which yields MTPAVATADKGEWDPTLPKLISAGAPGDPLAVANASLQASAIAAQTTMDLGRSFLSSLGFSGPTSPAPLRGNRVYGAQAIEYVIRRAGSQIGVPYSWGGGSLTGPSRGIDSGAGTVGFDCSGLTRYAFAGVGVLLPRYSGDQYTAGRHIPPSQAKRGDLLFWGPGGGQHEALYLGGGQMLEAQQTGVPVKISPVRTAGMTPYVTRVIES from the coding sequence ATGACCCCGGCGGTCGCGACTGCCGATAAGGGTGAATGGGATCCGACGTTGCCCAAGCTGATCAGTGCTGGAGCGCCAGGCGATCCGCTGGCGGTCGCCAACGCGTCGCTGCAGGCGAGCGCGATCGCTGCTCAGACGACGATGGATCTCGGGCGTTCATTCCTGAGCAGCCTGGGTTTCTCCGGTCCCACCAGTCCCGCGCCGCTGAGGGGGAATCGCGTCTATGGAGCGCAGGCGATCGAGTACGTAATTCGACGAGCGGGCTCCCAAATCGGAGTTCCCTACTCCTGGGGTGGCGGCAGCCTCACCGGCCCGAGTCGCGGTATCGATTCGGGCGCTGGCACCGTCGGTTTCGACTGCTCGGGGCTGACACGTTACGCCTTTGCCGGAGTGGGTGTTCTGCTGCCGCGATACTCCGGAGACCAGTACACCGCCGGCCGTCACATACCGCCCTCGCAAGCCAAACGCGGGGACCTGCTGTTCTGGGGTCCCGGTGGCGGACAGCACGAGGCCCTCTATCTGGGTGGCGGGCAGATGTTGGAGGCCCAGCAGACCGGTGTGCCGGTCAAAATTTCGCCTGTCCGTACCGCCGGGATGACCCCCTATGTGACCCGAGTGATCGAAAGCTAG
- a CDS encoding heavy-metal-associated domain-containing protein, whose protein sequence is MTVSEYQVSGMTCGHCEQSVREEVTGLDGVTQIEVSAATGRLVVTSAAPLADEAIVAAVKAAGYEAVRATESPTPSTSPASSCGCC, encoded by the coding sequence ATGACAGTTTCCGAGTATCAGGTATCGGGTATGACGTGCGGCCACTGCGAGCAGTCGGTCCGTGAGGAAGTCACCGGCCTCGACGGGGTGACACAGATCGAGGTCAGTGCGGCTACCGGCCGGCTGGTGGTCACCAGCGCGGCGCCTCTCGCCGACGAAGCGATCGTTGCCGCAGTCAAGGCGGCCGGCTACGAGGCGGTTCGCGCAACTGAGTCACCAACACCGTCGACCTCGCCAGCCTCCTCGTGCGGGTGCTGCTAG
- a CDS encoding rhodanese-like domain-containing protein gives MRKCLARGAIGIAASAALVALVGCQSAARPTSTVSTPAGQSTSAEAHHVRSVGPQQFADIVVDPNRVTINVHVPYEGDIAGTDLSIPFDQIQARGDALPQERATPVAVYCRSGRMSQIAAATLTAMGYQDVVELAGGTLARVESGRSLVWR, from the coding sequence GTGAGAAAATGCTTGGCGCGGGGCGCCATCGGCATCGCTGCCAGCGCGGCCCTCGTTGCGCTTGTCGGCTGCCAGTCGGCAGCCCGGCCTACCTCTACGGTGTCGACGCCGGCTGGGCAGTCGACTTCGGCCGAGGCGCATCACGTGCGTTCGGTCGGACCCCAGCAGTTCGCCGATATCGTCGTCGATCCGAATCGCGTGACCATCAACGTCCACGTCCCCTACGAAGGGGACATTGCCGGCACCGATCTGTCGATACCGTTCGATCAGATCCAGGCGCGAGGCGATGCGTTGCCGCAGGAACGTGCCACTCCTGTTGCCGTGTACTGCCGTTCGGGCAGGATGAGCCAGATCGCTGCGGCCACGCTGACCGCCATGGGGTATCAAGATGTCGTCGAGTTGGCGGGTGGCACGCTGGCCCGGGTGGAAAGTGGCCGTTCACTTGTGTGGCGTTAG